The Bacillus sp. F19 DNA segment AAAAGAACCCGTTGCTCAGCGCTGAGTTCCTTTTTCTTCTATTATCATCGCTGGATCAGACTCCAGCCTTTCAAGAATTCTTCTTTTCTGATATAACATAATCCCTGTTTCAGCAATATCCTTAACCATCGAACGATTTGTATATGCTCCGAACAGCATGCCGGCAACAGGCACCATCTGCAGCAATTTTTTCAGTCCCAAATGGTCACGGTATGTATAAACAACCTCGCGCCATCCCTGAAGCTTAGACATCATTTCTGCAGGCTCCATGCTGCGGTTATAAAAACCCGATAGTTCGTTTAGGATCGCTTGTTTGCCGACAATATCCGCTGATGCAAATTGGAGGCACTTTACGATGAAAATCCGCTCTTCCTTGTCTTCAGGATCATAGCCATAAGCAATTGCAATTTCCTGAAGCGTTTTTAGAGAAAGTCCGAGCAGGACAGGAATGTCTGCGGCGAGTGTGAAAATTCCTCCAAATCCGGTTGTCGCACCCTGAACTGTGGCAACATTTCCCCGGTTTGTCCTCAGATCCCCGCTTACGAGGTTCATGACCTTTAAAGGTACTTTTTTCAAATCATTTATAGTACTAACCGTCTCATCCGGAACAAGCAGCTGGACTTTTTTCAGAATGCCGTTTTTTTGTGTTAAATACTTGCCGCCGCTTTGAATGAAGCTTCCCAGTTCATCAAGCATAACACCAATTTTCTTTTGAACAAAAGCAGGTGTCAGCTTATCTAATAATTTAAAGGGAATCCGGCCGATTTTCTCCCAGAAAAATAACCCTTTTTGATCATCTTCCCATTTTTTAATTTCTTTTAATTGAATGAGGAGCTGTTCTTTCGTTTCCATTCACAAACCGCACCCTTTCGCATAATAATCTTTTTTCATTTTAGCAAAAAGGAGATAGAAATAGGAAAAATGAGGCATATTTTTTGGTTTTTGCAGAAGTTTATCAGATAATGAAGATAAAAGCTGAAAGGGGAATGATATATGGCGAAAAATCTGCAGGATACAACTTTATTACATAATGGCGTGAAAATGCCTTGGTTCGGGCTTGGGGTATTCAAGGTAGAAGAAGGATCTGAAGTTGTCAATTCAGTAAAATGGGCAATTGAAGCAGGATACAAAAGCATTGATACTGCTGCTGTCTATGGAAATGAAGAAGGCGTAGGCCAAGGGATTAAAGAAAGCCGAGTTCCCCGCGAAGAGTTATTCATCACAACAAAAGTGTGGAATGCTGATCAAGGATATGAATCCACATTAAAAGCATTTGATGAAAGCATGAAAAAGCTAGGTTTGGAATACTTAGATTTATATCTTGTTCACTGGCCTGTAAAAGGAAAGTATAAAGATACATGGAGAGCGCTTGAGACGCTTTATAAAGAAGGAAAAGTAAAAGCAATTGGCGTGAGCAACTTTCAGATTCACCATCTTGAGGATGTGATCAAGGATGCTGAGATTGTGCCGATGGTTAATCAGGTAGAATACCACCCACGGCTAACTCAAAAAGAACTTCAGGCATTCTGCAAGCAGCACAGCATTCAGCTTGAAGCCTGGTCACCGCTTATGCAGGGAAAACTTCTTGATGATGAAACGTTAACTGAAATTGCTGAAAAGCACGGTAAATCTGTAGCTCAAGTCATCTTGCGCTGGGATCTTCAGAACGAAGTTGTAACGATTCCAAAGTCCGTAAAAGAACATCGCATCTATGACAATGCATCGATCTTTGATTTTGAATTATCACAAGAAGAGGTGGAACGCATCGATGGATTAAACCGCGATGAGCGTGTAGGTCCTGATCCGGATAATTTTGATTTTTAATTAATAAGTGAGACAGACTGCCCAATGCGGATAGCCTGTTTTTTCTCGTTTATTAGTAAAAAATTTATCAGCATCCAAATCAAGCGGCCCTGACTCTTAATCCTGTCCATTTATTTTCGGAAAATTCTGATGTGTAATTTAGTCATATTTGATATAATCAGATTGATTAAATGCGCGGACAAAGGGGAAGTGCCGATTCCATGATTATATTCAAAACCTTTTCACTCTTATTAATTATCGGAGGCCTTCTTTTTACGGGATATGGTGTATGGCAGATTGTTGAGACAAATGTAAAAACAAATCAGTCATTGGCAGACGCACAAGCTGCGATCAGGTCATCAGAGGAAAAGAAAATGCCTTCTCCATCACAAGAGAAAAGGTATGAACCGGAGATTGGGGATGCTGTCGGTATTCTTAAAATTGACCGCTTAAATGCAGAGCTGCCGATTGTAGAAGGAACAGATCCGGATGATCTGGAAAAAGGAGTAGGGCATTATAAGGGGAGCTACTTTCCGAATGAAAACGGCCAGATCGTGCTGTCAGGGCACAGAGATACAGTGTTCCGTAAAGCGGGAGATCTGATAATTGGCGATTCATTAAAAATTCTACTGCCATATGGCGAATTTGAATACAAAATAAAGTCCACTAAAATTGTCGATGCAGATGACATGAGCATTATCACGCTTCAAAATGAAAAAGAAGAGCTCATTTTAACAACGTGCTACCCTTTCAGTTTTGTCGGTAATGCGCCCGAGCGCTACATTATTTATGCGGAAAAAGTAAATTAGCAGCGGAAGGAGGTTTTTTCATGATTGCTATTCGGGAGATTGAAGAGGAAGATAACTTTAAGAAAGCTTATCCAGTTATGTCTCAATTGCGCACACAGCTTAGCGAGAAAGAGTATCTTAATTTGCTCGAGCCGATGAGGAAGCAGGGATACCGTTTAATAGCCCTATATGAAGATGAACAGGTTAAGGCGTTAGCAGGTATCATCGAGCTTACAAATTTCTATAACGATAA contains these protein-coding regions:
- a CDS encoding EcsC family protein, producing the protein METKEQLLIQLKEIKKWEDDQKGLFFWEKIGRIPFKLLDKLTPAFVQKKIGVMLDELGSFIQSGGKYLTQKNGILKKVQLLVPDETVSTINDLKKVPLKVMNLVSGDLRTNRGNVATVQGATTGFGGIFTLAADIPVLLGLSLKTLQEIAIAYGYDPEDKEERIFIVKCLQFASADIVGKQAILNELSGFYNRSMEPAEMMSKLQGWREVVYTYRDHLGLKKLLQMVPVAGMLFGAYTNRSMVKDIAETGIMLYQKRRILERLESDPAMIIEEKGTQR
- a CDS encoding aldo/keto reductase; this translates as MAKNLQDTTLLHNGVKMPWFGLGVFKVEEGSEVVNSVKWAIEAGYKSIDTAAVYGNEEGVGQGIKESRVPREELFITTKVWNADQGYESTLKAFDESMKKLGLEYLDLYLVHWPVKGKYKDTWRALETLYKEGKVKAIGVSNFQIHHLEDVIKDAEIVPMVNQVEYHPRLTQKELQAFCKQHSIQLEAWSPLMQGKLLDDETLTEIAEKHGKSVAQVILRWDLQNEVVTIPKSVKEHRIYDNASIFDFELSQEEVERIDGLNRDERVGPDPDNFDF
- a CDS encoding class D sortase, with amino-acid sequence MIIFKTFSLLLIIGGLLFTGYGVWQIVETNVKTNQSLADAQAAIRSSEEKKMPSPSQEKRYEPEIGDAVGILKIDRLNAELPIVEGTDPDDLEKGVGHYKGSYFPNENGQIVLSGHRDTVFRKAGDLIIGDSLKILLPYGEFEYKIKSTKIVDADDMSIITLQNEKEELILTTCYPFSFVGNAPERYIIYAEKVN
- a CDS encoding GNAT family N-acetyltransferase gives rise to the protein MIAIREIEEEDNFKKAYPVMSQLRTQLSEKEYLNLLEPMRKQGYRLIALYEDEQVKALAGIIELTNFYNDKHIYVYDLVTDGASRSRGFGEMLLNYVEELAKEAGCGMITLSSGNQRIDAHRFYEEKMGFDRVSHVFNKRL